In Pithys albifrons albifrons isolate INPA30051 chromosome 8, PitAlb_v1, whole genome shotgun sequence, a single window of DNA contains:
- the STK16 gene encoding serine/threonine-protein kinase 16 isoform X1 yields the protein MGQTLCVCSRGTVSLGGARYLLLHRLAEGGFSYVDLVEGLRDGRFYALKRILCHDKEDRQAALHEVEMHGLFDHPNILRLVAHCMVEKGAKHEAWLLLPYVKGGTLWREVEALREKGTFMPEQRILLILHGICRGLQAIHSKGYAHRDLKPTNVLLDEDDQPVLMDLGSMNEARIEVNSSREAMAVQDWAAQRCTISYRAPELFTVPSQCIIDERTDIWSLGCVLYCMMFGEGPFDAIFQKGDSVALAVQSPIAFPPTTRYSAALQRLLSSMMTVNPQERPSIDDILHHLEGLQPALAGQDTTQI from the exons ATGGGGCAGACGCTGTGCGTCTGTTCCCGCGGCACCGTCAGCCTGGGGGGAGCGCGATACCTCCTGCTCCACCGCCTGGCAGAGGG GGGGTTCAGCTATGTGGACTTGGTGGAGGGGCTGCGGGATGGACGTTTCTATGCCCTGAAGCGCATCCTGTGCCACGACAAGGAGGACCGCCAGGCTGCCCTACACGAGGTGGAGATGCACGGCCTCTTCGACCATCCCAACATCCTGCGCCTGGTGGCCCACTGCATGGTGGAGAAGGGTGCCAAGCATGAAGCCTGGCTTCTCCTGCCCTATGTGAAG GGGGGTACCCTCTGGAGAGAGGTGGAAGCACTGCGAGAGAAAGGGACCTTCATGCCAGAGCAGCGGatcctcctcatcctccatGGGATCTGCCGCGGGCTGCAAGCCATCCACAGCAAGGGCTATGCACACAG AGACCTCAAGCCCACCAACGTGCTGCTGGATGAGGATGACCAGCCTGTGCTGATGGATCTGGGCTCCATGAACGAAGCTCGCATCGAAGTCAACAGCTCTCGGGAGGCCATGGCTGTGCAG GACTGGGCTGCCCAGCGCTGCACCATCTCCTACCGTGCCCCCGAGCTCTTCACAGTACCAAGCCAGTGCATCATAGATGAGCGCACAGATATCTGG TCCCTAGGCTGTGTGCTGTACTGCATGATGTTTGGGGAGGGTCCCTTTGATGCCATCTTCCAGAAGGGTGACAGTGTGGCTCTGGCAGTGCAGAGCCCCATCGCGTTTCCCCCAACAACcag GTACTCAGCTGCCTTGCAACGCCTGCTCTCCTCCATGATGACGGTGAATCCCCAGGAGCGACCCAGCATAGATGACATCCTCCACCATCTGGAGGGGTTGCAGCCAGCACTGGCAGGACAGGACACCACGCAGATCTGA
- the LOC139675171 gene encoding tubulin alpha-5 chain — protein MRECISVHVGQAGVQMGNTCWELYCLEHGIQPDGQMPSDKTIGGGDDSFTTFFCETGAGKHVPRAIFVDLEPTVIDEVRGGVYRQLFHPEQLITGKEDAANNYARGHYTIGKEIIDQVLDRIRKLADQCTGLQGFLVFHSFGGGTGSGFTSLLMERLSVDYGKKSKLEFSIYPAPQVSTAVVEPYNSILTTHTTLEHSDCAFMVDNEAIYDICRRNLDIERPTYTNLNRLISQIVSSITASLRFDGALNVDLTEFQTNLVPYPRIHFPLATYAPVISAEKAYHEQLSVAEITNSCFEPANQMVKCDPRHGKYMACCLLYRGDVVPKDVNAAIATIKTKRSIQFVDWCPTGFKVGINYQPPTVVPGGDLAKVQRAVCMLSNTTAIAEAWARLDHKFDLMYAKRAFVHWYVGEGMEEGEFSEAREDMAALEKDYEEVGLDSYEDEEEGEE, from the exons ATG cgCGAGTGCATCTCTGTCCATGTCGGCCAGGCCGGCGTCCAGATGGGCAACACCTGCTGGGAGCTGTACTGCCTGGAGCACGGCATCCAGCCCGATGGGCAGATGCCCAGTGACAAAACCATTGGTGGAGGGGACGACTCCTTCACCACCTTCTTCTGTGAGACGGGAGCTGGGAAGCATGTCCCACGGGCCATTTTTGTGGACCTGGAGCCCACTGTGATTG ATGAGGTTCGGGGAGGAGTCTACCGCCAGCTCTTCCACCCTGAGCAGCTCATCACTGGCAAGGAGGATGCTGCCAACAACTATGCCCGTGGCCACTACACTATTGGCAAAGAGATAATTGATCAAGTGCTGGACAGGATTCGGAAGCTG GCTGACCAGTGCACAGGACTTCAGGGATTCCTGGTATTTCACAGCTTCGGAGGTGGCACTGGCTCTGGATTCACCTCCCTGTTGATGGAGCGACTCTCTGTTGACTATGGCAAGAAGTCCAAGCTAGAGTTCTCCATCTACCCTGCACCACAAGTTTCCACGGCTGTAGTGGAGCCCTACAACTCCATCCTCACCACACACACTACCCTGGAGCATTCAGACTGTGCTTTCATGGTGGATAACGAGGCCATCTATGACATCTGCCGCAGGAACCTGGACATCGAGCGTCCAACCTACACCAACTTGAACAGACTCATCAGTCAGATTGTCTCATCTATCACAGCATCACTGAGGTTTGATGGAGCCCTGAATGTTGACTTGACTGAATTCCAGACCAACCTGGTGCCTTACCCTCGCATCCACTTCCCCCTGGCCACCTATGCTCCTGtcatctctgcagagaaggCTTATCATGAGCAGCTGTCAGTGGCTGAGATCACCAACTCCTGCTTTGAGCCGGCCAACCAGATGGTGAAGTGTGACCCTCGCCATGGCAAGTATATGGCCTGTTGCCTGCTGTACCGTGGCGACGTGGTGCCCAAAGATGTCAACGCTGCCATTGCCACCATCAAGACCAAGCGCAGTATCCAGTTTGTGGACTGGTGCCCCACAGGCTTCAAGGTGGGCATCAACTACCAGCCGCCCACAGTAGTGCCAGGGGGCGACCTGGCCAAGGTGCAGCGTGCTGTCTGCATGCTGAGCAACACCACGGCCATTGCTGAGGCCTGGGCTCGCCTGGACCACAAGTTCGATCTGATGTACGCCAAGCGCGCCTTTGTGCACTGGTACGTGGGAGAGGGCATGGAGGAAGGGGAATTCTCTGAGGCGCGGGAAGACATGGCCGCTCTGGAGAAGGATTATGAGGAGGTGGGCCTGGACTCCTACGAGGATGAAGAGGAGGGTGAGGAATAG
- the LOC139675182 gene encoding tubulin alpha-4A chain-like, which produces MRECISVHVGQAGVQMGNTCWELYCLEHGIQPDGQMPSDKTIGGGDDSFTTFFCETGAGKHVPRAIFVDLEPTVIDEVRGGGYRQLFHPEQMITGKEDAANNYARGHYTIGKEIIDQVLDRIRKLADQCTGLQGFLVFRSFGGGTGSGFTSLLMERLSVDYGKKSKLEFSIYPAPQVSTAVVEPYNSILTTHSTLEHSDCAFMVDNEAIYDICRRNLDIERPTYTNLNRLISQVVSSITASLRFDGALNVDLTEFQTNLVPYPRIHFPLATYAPVVSAERAYHEQLSVAEITNSCFEPANQMVKCDPRHGKYMACCLLYRGDVVPKDVNAAIATIKTKRSIQFVDWCPTGFKVGINYQPPTVVPGGDLAKVQRAVCMLSNTTAIAEAWARLDHKFDLMYAKRAFVHWYVGEGMEEGEFSEAREDMAALEKDYEEVGLDSYEDEEEGEE; this is translated from the exons ATG cGCGAGTGCATCTCTGTCCATGTCGGCCAGGCCGGCGTCCAGATGGGCAACACCTGCTGGGAGCTGTACTGCCTGGAGCACGGCATCCAGCCCGATGGGCAGATGCCCAGTGACAAAACCATTGGTGGAGGGGACGACTCCTTCACCACCTTCTTCTGTGAGACAGGGGCTGGGAAGCACGTCCCGCGGGCCATCTTTGTGGACCTGGAGCCCACTGTGATTG ATGAGGTTCGGGGAGGAGGCTACCGCCAGCTCTTCCACCCTGAACAGATGATCACTGGCAAGGAGGATGCTGCCAACAACTATGCCCGTGGCCACTACACTATTGGCAAAGAGATAATTGATCAAGTGCTGGACAGGATTCGGAAGCTG GCTGACCAGTGCACAGGACTCCAGGGATTCCTGGTGTTTCGCAGCTTCGGAGGTGGCACTGGCTCTGGATTCACCTCCCTGTTGATGGAGCGACTCTCTGTTGACTATGGCAAGAAGTCCAAGCTAGAGTTCTCCATCTACCCTGCACCACAAGTTTCCACGGCTGTAGTGGAGCCCTACAACTCCATCCTCACTACACACAGCACACTGGAGCATTCTGACTGTGCTTTCATGGTGGATAACGAGGCCATCTATGATATCTGCCGCAGGAACCTGGACATCGAGCGTCCAACCTACACCAACTTGAACAGACTCATCAGTCAGGTTGTCTCATCTATCACAGCATCACTGAGGTTTGATGGAGCCCTGAATGTTGACCTGACCGAATTCCAGACCAACCTGGTGCCTTACCCTCGCATCCACTTCCCCCTGGCCACCTATGCTCCTGTGGTTTCAGCTGAGAGAGCTTATCATGAGCAGCTATCAGTGGCTGAGATCACCAACTCCTGCTTTGAGCCGGCCAACCAGATGGTGAAGTGTGACCCTCGCCATGGCAAGTATATGGCCTGTTGCCTGCTGTACCGTGGCGACGTGGTGCCCAAAGATGTCAACGCTGCCATTGCCACCATCAAGACCAAGCGCAGTATCCAGTTTGTGGACTGGTGCCCCACAGGCTTCAAGGTGGGCATCAACTACCAGCCGCCCACAGTAGTGCCAGGGGGCGACCTGGCCAAGGTGCAGCGTGCTGTCTGCATGCTGAGCAACACCACGGCCATTGCTGAGGCCTGGGCTCGCCTGGACCACAAGTTCGATCTGATGTACGCCAAGCGCGCCTTTGTGCACTGGTACGTGGGAGAGGGCATGGAGGAAGGGGAATTCTCTGAGGCGCGGGAAGACATGGCCGCTCTGGAGAAGGATTATGAGGAGGTGGGCCTGGACTCCTACGAGGATGAAGAGGAGGGTGAGGAATAG
- the DNAJB2 gene encoding dnaJ homolog subfamily B member 2 isoform X1 gives MVDYYEALGVSRNATAEDIKKAYRKAALKWHPDKNPDNKEYAEQRFKEIAEAYEVLSDKQKRDVYDRYGKDGLMGAGPGGSRANAGAPEFTFTFRSAHDVFREFFGGRDPFAEFFDEVLPFSELRRPGSRHHGGGHFFSPFPGSSDFFASSFSSGTDAGLGFRSVSTSTTFVNGRRITTKRIIENGRERVEVEEDGELKSIHIDGVPDDMALGLELSRREQQAFPRPRPPSHPPPAPHQPSSSSPICLYTDSEDEDEDLQLAMAYSLSEMEAAGHHQAGGHSPGSLPALGGSHSTPSSSCRAHGPQGRPEQEPLGASSSPTVGNEAAPRVKLWHCPLL, from the exons ATGGTGGACTACTACGAAGCCCTGGGGGTGAGCCGCAACGCCACAGCGGAGGACATCAAGAAGGC GTACAGGAAGGCTGCACTGAAATGGCACCCAGATAAAAACCCGGACAACAAGGAGTATGCTGAGCAGAGGTTCAAGGAGATTGCCGAGGCATATGAAGTGCTGTCAGACA AGCAGAAGCGTGATGTATATGACCGCTATGGCAAAGATGGACTCATGGGAGCAG GACCAGGGGGCTCCAGGGCCAATGCTGGGGCCCCTGAATTCACCTTCACCTTCCGCAGTGCTCATGACGTCTTCCGGGAGTTCTTTGGTGGGCGAGACCCCTTCGCTGaattttttg ATGAGGTGCTTCCCTTCTCTGAGCTGCGAAGACCTGGCTCCCGACACCATGGGGGAGGGcacttcttttcccccttcccaggATCCTCAG ATTTCTTCGCCTCATCCTTCAGCTCTGGCACAGATGCAGGGCTGGGCTTCCGCTCCGTCTCCACCTCCACCACCTTCGTTAATGGCAGGCGCATCACCACCAAGAG GATTATTGAGAATGGGCGGGAGCGAGTGGAAGTGGAGGAGGATGGGGAGCTGAAGTCAATCCACATCGATG GCGTCCCTGATGACATGGCGCTGGGGTTGGAGCTGAGCCGACGAGAGCAGCAAGCCTTTCCCAGGCCGCGGCCCCCCTCTCACCCACCGccagccccacaccagccctCAAGCTCCTCACCCATCTGCCTCTACACGGACAgcgaggatgaggatgaggactTGCAGCTGGCCATGGCCTACAGCCTCTCTGAGATGGAAGCTGCGGGGCACCACCAagcaggtgggcacagccctggctccctgccagcactggggggcagccacagcaccccatcctccagctgcagagcccaCGGCCCCCAGGGGAGGCCAGAGCAGGAGCCACTGGGGGCCAGCAGCTCTCCTACAGTGGGGAATGAAGCTGCCCCTAGAGTGaagctgtggcactgccccCTGCTCTGA
- the DNAJB2 gene encoding dnaJ homolog subfamily B member 2 isoform X2: protein MVDYYEALGVSRNATAEDIKKAYRKAALKWHPDKNPDNKEYAEQRFKEIAEAYEVLSDKQKRDVYDRYGKDGLMGAGPGGSRANAGAPEFTFTFRSAHDVFREFFGGRDPFAEFFDEVLPFSELRRPGSRHHGGGHFFSPFPGSSDFFASSFSSGTDAGLGFRSVSTSTTFVNGRRITTKRIIENGRERVEVEEDGELKSIHIDGVPDDMALGLELSRREQQAFPRPRPPSHPPPAPHQPSSSSPICLYTDSEDEDEDLQLAMAYSLSEMEAAGHHQAGVF, encoded by the exons ATGGTGGACTACTACGAAGCCCTGGGGGTGAGCCGCAACGCCACAGCGGAGGACATCAAGAAGGC GTACAGGAAGGCTGCACTGAAATGGCACCCAGATAAAAACCCGGACAACAAGGAGTATGCTGAGCAGAGGTTCAAGGAGATTGCCGAGGCATATGAAGTGCTGTCAGACA AGCAGAAGCGTGATGTATATGACCGCTATGGCAAAGATGGACTCATGGGAGCAG GACCAGGGGGCTCCAGGGCCAATGCTGGGGCCCCTGAATTCACCTTCACCTTCCGCAGTGCTCATGACGTCTTCCGGGAGTTCTTTGGTGGGCGAGACCCCTTCGCTGaattttttg ATGAGGTGCTTCCCTTCTCTGAGCTGCGAAGACCTGGCTCCCGACACCATGGGGGAGGGcacttcttttcccccttcccaggATCCTCAG ATTTCTTCGCCTCATCCTTCAGCTCTGGCACAGATGCAGGGCTGGGCTTCCGCTCCGTCTCCACCTCCACCACCTTCGTTAATGGCAGGCGCATCACCACCAAGAG GATTATTGAGAATGGGCGGGAGCGAGTGGAAGTGGAGGAGGATGGGGAGCTGAAGTCAATCCACATCGATG GCGTCCCTGATGACATGGCGCTGGGGTTGGAGCTGAGCCGACGAGAGCAGCAAGCCTTTCCCAGGCCGCGGCCCCCCTCTCACCCACCGccagccccacaccagccctCAAGCTCCTCACCCATCTGCCTCTACACGGACAgcgaggatgaggatgaggactTGCAGCTGGCCATGGCCTACAGCCTCTCTGAGATGGAAGCTGCGGGGCACCACCAagcag GTGTGTTCTGA